TTATTCTGGAAGAACTATTAGATGCTGAATTGCAAAATAAATCTCTGCTTGATATGGGGTGCGGAACTTCTATTCTGGCAATTCTTGCTGCAATGCGAGGTGCTAAACCAATTACAGCCATTGATATTGATACCTGGTGTGTAGACAATTCAAAAGAAAATATCCTTTTAAATAATGTAGACAACATTACAGTAGAACTGGGAGATGCAAGTTCTCTTCAGGGAAGAGCGCCTTTTGATGTTATTATTGCCAATATCAACCGGAATATATTGTTGCAGGACATGAACAGCTATACTGCATGTATGCACAAAAATTCAGAGATTTACATGAGTGGATTTTATGTCTCAGACGTACCTATGATTCAGGAAAAAGCAAAAAGCCTTGGTCTTAAATTTATTTATCATAAAGAAAAGAACAACTGGGCTGTAGTTAAACTTATAATGGAATAAGATTATTGATTTTTCATTATAGAAACCCGAGAGGTCTGAGTTACAGAGTTGGTTCGTTCTTTTGAATTTTCAGGATAAAAAACAAAAACCAAAGCAACCAATATAAGAATATACAAGATCATTTGTCCTGCTATTTTAATAATTTCCTTTGCCATGACACAATTGTAATTAGTTTATATAGTTAATGTTTCAAATTACTATATAAACGAAACTACATATAGCTTATTGTATTTTGGAAGAGCTATTTTTTTTGAGGGTCATTGCTTTTAATTCGTCCAATGTTCCATTGAAAATATTAAGATCCACATTTTCTTTCACACCGGGGATAGAGCCAACATCTGTATGTTGCCAGAACTTCCATTTTCCTTTATATTGTACTGAATCAACATAATAATGGGCAATCCAATAAGGATATCTATTAAAAATAGAATCATTCAAATAACTTGTCTTAAACTTATAGGATGTATAAATAATTGGTTTCACTCCATAATGGGCCTCAACAATATCTAGCCATAGCTTAACAGCTTTAACCAGGCTTTTACTGGTATGCATTCCTTTTTTCTCAACATCAAGAACCGGTGGAAGATCAGCACTATCCAACTTTACGGTGTTTATGAAAAATTCCGCCTGCTTGGCAGCAGGTGCTCCCGGATTGAAATAATGATAAGCGCCGCGAATAAATCCATACTGACGAGCTAAATCAAAGTTTTTCTGGAAATTATTATCACTGTGATCACCTCCTTCGGTAGCTTTAACAAAAACAAACTGCAAGGGATATTCCGGAGCCTGATACTTAACCAGTTCTTCCCAATTAATCTCCCCTTGATAATGAGAAATATCTATGCCATGAACTTCAAAGCCCAGAGGCATGCAAACCCCGTACTCTTTATCACCATTACAATGTTTCCACCTATATGAATAGGGACGAATAAAGAACCAATAAAACAGTGCAGAAAAGAATAAAATCACAATTATACTCAGCACACGAACCAACCAACGAGGTAAATCTCTCGGCGTTCCCTTTCTTTTACGGCCTTTGCCTGCAGAGGAGGATTTCTTCTTTACAGAAACCTTCTTACGCGTTTTTTGCTGGCCATTAACTGCTGACATGGGATTTTTATTCATTTATAAAAAAGCATCTTATCGTTTAAAAAAAGTTTCACCACAAATTCCACAGACTAAGCAAATAATAAATATATGTATTTCAAATATAATTTTTTACGCAATCTGAGTAATTTGTGGCGAATCTATTATAGAGTCAATAATCTATTGACTAGTATTTATTTACCTTGTTCCAATTGCAATGTTTTGGTCGGCTGATCACAAACTTCTGTTGGACCAAAATACTGAATAGGACCTGGATATACGTAATCTGTATTTACAGCCCATTCGTCACGTTTTGCAGCAAAAGCAAGGAATGGTTTGCCATCAAGTTTCACTAACGCTTTTTGGATAACCGGTTTCATTTCACCATGACGTTTTTCCATATTCATCATCATAGTAATTGGAACACCACCAGCAATCCATTGATCAGCAGGAGCAGTAGTATTTCTGATTGAAGACATATATCCGGTTTTGCCATTAGCAATCAAGGCAGAAGCTGCATAACCAAGTGAATAACAATAGTCAGCATCATAATTTGAAGGAGCAGCACAACGTCCTTCGTAACCGAAGAAGTGAACTTGTGAAGCAAACTTACCTACAAATTTACCTTGTTCTTTCCACTCTGCCAGTTTATTACCAACCATTTCGGCAAGCAGTTTTTCTGTTTCAATAAGTGAAACCTGAACATTTCCGTGAGGATCGCGGTCTAATGTTAACTGACGAGCTACACCTTCTGGAAGACTTGCATAAATTTCAGCATTAACCTTTGACAGTTTAGAGATGATATAATCACGTTGGTGAGATTTCTTAATATGAGAGAATTCTTCAGCATTGCTTGCAAGGAAATCATTCAGTTCAGAAATCAAAGCCTTCATTGCAGGGATAAACTCAATCAGACCTTCAGGAATCAGAACGGTTCCAAAATTCTTACCTTGTGCTGCACGAGCTGCTACTGCATTAGCTACATAAGTAACAACATCATCAAGAGACATGTTCTTTGCTTCAACTTCTTCAGAAACGATGCAGATATTTGGCTGAACCTGCAATGCACATTCCAAAGCAATGTGAGAAGCTGAACGACCCATCAATTTAATGAAGTGCCAGTATTTACGAGCAGAGTTACAATCTCTCTGGATATTACCAATAACTTCAGAGTAAACTTTACATGCTGTATCAAAACCAAAAGAAGTTTCGATCATTTCATTTTTCAAGTCACCATCAATAGTTTTTGGACATCCGATTACCTGCACGCCATATTTCTTTGCTGCATAATATTCAGCCAGGACACAAGCGTTAGTGTTAGAATCATCACCACCGATAATCACGATAGCTTTGATACCTAATTCACGAATAATCTTTAATCCTTGTTCAAACTGATCTGCACTTTCAAGCTTTGTACGGCCAGACCCAATCATATCAAACCCACCAGTATTACGGTATTCATCGATAATATCAGCAGTCAGCTCCATGTAGTTATGGTCAACCAATCCACCAGGACCAAGAATAAATCCATAAAGTTTGCTATCCGGATTTAGCTTCTTTACTCCATCAAAGATACCAGATATCACATTGTGACCACCAGGAGCCTGTCCACCTGAAAGTATAACTCCCACATTAATAGCAGGACATTCTACTGTTTCATTAGATTCAACGAATTTAACGATAGGCATTCCATAAGTATTTGGAAATAATTCCTTAATTGCATGCTGGTCGGCAACTGATTGTGTTGGCTCTCCTTCGCTTGCTTTTACCTTACCACGAAGAGCTTTGGGTAATTTTGGCTGATAAGCCGCTCTGGCAATTTGTAATGCGCTTTTAGTCATTTTAATTAAATTTGTTTAAAGTGTTTAGGTACTTAATATATTAAGTGATGCAAATTTCGCTTTTTTTTCTGAATAATAAAAGCCAATCCAAGTTTAAAACTACAATTTAATATAAATTTAGTAGTTATTTAAAGCCCAAAAACAGACGATATAATCAATTAAAAATAGTATAAAATTGTATTACCATCAACACACAGATATTTCTTAATAAACAATTCTAAACGAAATATTACCTATAAGAAAGTGATAATATTTACAGTTTAAGAAGAGCATGCCTGTACATCCAGACAAAAACAATAAATACACTCCGTCAGAAGCAACAGATATACCCGGATAAATAAAAAAAATCTTAAATTTTATTAGTAAAAACAATGAAGCAACTTCAGAAAAAGTCGTTATCTTTACCAAGATTTCATTTAGTATTAACTTAAAAACAAAAAGATCATGGCAAGCAGAAAAGATTTAAAGAAGCATGTAAACTATATTTCAGGGGAATTATTCACAGAGTGTATGATAAATAGCTTATACGTTCCTGGAACAGATAAGGTAAAAGCTGACGAGTTAATGGCTCAGGTTCTTGAATTGCAACAGGAATTTATCAGCCGCATCAGCCATACTCAACCTGGTAAAGTTAAACAATACTATAAAAAATTCCATCAGGATTTCAACAGTCGCATGGAAGCACTAATTGAAAGTATTGCTGCATTGAGCTAATATTAGTTTCAACTAAAATAATGAAAAAAGCAATTTTTAGTTTTATCTATCACAAATTAATGGGATGGAAATCGGTAGTAAAAGTAGAGGATTACGATAAACAAATTATCTGTGCTGCTCCGCATACCAGTAACTGGGATTTTATTATAGGCAAATTATTTTATGCTGCTATAGGAAGAGAAACCGGCTTTATGATGAAAAAAGAGTGGTTCTTCTTTCCATTGGGAAGTCTCCTTAGATCAATGGGGGGGATTCCTGTAAACAGAGATAAGAAAAATTCTATGGTGGAACAAGTTGTCAGGGTAATTAAGGAAAGCAAAAAATTTAGTTTAGCAATCACTCCAGAAGCAACCCGATCAAGAAATCCACATTGGAAAAAAGGCTTCTATTATATTGCAATGAAAGCTAATATTCCCATTGTGTTAGTAGCTATAGACTATTCAACTAAGACAATAACTTCGGAAAAAGTAATTACTCCTTCCGGAGATATTGAAAAAGACATGCGTGAGATAAAACTTTATTTTAACCAATTTAAAGGGAAGAACCCAGAAAACTTTACAACCGGATTATAAGAGAAAGAAAATGAAGACGGCTTTGCGTATTTCACTGGTACAGATAGACATTGCCTGGGAAAACAAACAAGAGAATCTTCGCAGGCTTGAAGTTAAACTTCGGGCATTAAGCGGAAAAACGGACTTGGTTGTGCTTCCCGAAATGTTTTCTACTGGTTTTACAATGCAAAGCCATCTTTTTGCTGAAACAATTAATGGAGAGACCTTAACTACACTCCGGCAGTGGTCAAAGGAATACAATATAGCTCTTGCCGGCAGTTTTATTTGTCTTGAAGACGAAAAGTTCTTTAACAGAGCATTCTTCTTATCTCCTGACGGTGTAGAACACTTTTATGATAAGCACCATCTTTTCAGGATGGGCAACGAACCCCAACACTTTTCAGCAGGCGATCAGCGATGCATTTTCTCATGGCAAGGCTGGAAAATTTGCCTGATGATTTGTTACGATCTGCGTTTTCCCGTATGGTGCAGAAATGTAATCAACGAATACGACCTTCTTGTCTTTGTAGCAAACTGGCCTACTCCCCGAAACCGTGCCTGGGATACTTTATTATGTGCGCGTGCTCTGGAAAATCAAAGTTATGTATGTGGTGTAAACCGTGTGGGTGTCGATGGAATGGGTATTCACTACTCAGGAAATTCAGCTCTATATAATATGAAAGGAGAAAATCTTATCAACTTTGCAAAAGATGAAGAAGGAATCCGCACTATTAATATCGATTTAGACTCTCTTCGTTCGTTTCGTGCTAAATTCCCGGCATGGAGGGATGCCGACTTCTTCGCCCTCTAATTAAACACTTATTAAGTTTTATATAAAAATATTTAGTGATTAAATAATAAAATTATTTATTAAACTACCATTATCATTATTAAAAGGTTGATTAAATAAGAAGAATAGCATATCTTTGTGACTCTCATAAATCTAATCGTAATAAAAAAATGTATAATGAAGACTAATCTAAGTTCGCAAATTACATTAAATCGGGTCTCACCCAAATACTATAAGCCCGAAAATGCTTTTGAACGTTCAGTTCTAACTCGCTTTGAAAAAATCCCCACAGACATCTATGAATCCGTGGAAGAAGGTGCTCGCCAGATTGCAGCAGAAATAGCTCTTACTATAAGAGAGAAGCAAAAAGCAGGACGATTCTGCGTAATGGCTCTTCCCGGAGGTAATTCACCACGTTCCGTATTCGATGAGCTAATCCGTATGCATCGTGAAGAAGAGCTTAGCTTCCGTAATGTTATTGTGTTTAATATTTATGAATATTATCCTTTAGCATCAGAAGCAATGAACAGCAACCTGAAAACTTTACAGGAAATGTTTCTTGACCATGTAGATATCAACAAACAAAATATCTTTAGTCCTGACGGAACTATAGCAAAAGATACTATTTTTGAATATTGCAGACTTTACGAGCAACGAATTGAAAGTTTTGGCGGCATAGATATTTTACTATTAGGCATCGGTCGTGTAGGAAATATCGGTTTTAACGAACCAGGTTCACAAGCAAACTCTAACACTCGTCTTATTTTACTGGACAATACATCCCGTAATGATGCAGCTAAAATTTTCGGAGGTACAGAAAATGTACCTGTAAGTTCTATCACAATGGGTATTGCAACCATCCTTGCTGCAAAGAAGATATTCCTGATGGCATGGGGAGACGACAAGGCTCAAATGATAAAAGAGACTGTTGAAGGAAAAGTAAGTGACGTTATTCCTGCATCTTATTTACAGATGCACAATAGTACCCGGGTAGCACTCGACCTATCTGCCGCATCTAATCTCACACGCATTCAGCGCCCTTGGCTGGTTACTTCTTGTGAATGGAACGATAAACTAATCCGCAGTGCAATTGTATGGCTTTGTATGTTAACAAAAAAGCCTATTCTTAAGTTAACAAACAAGGATTATAACGAAAACGGATTAAGTGAATTACTAGCCCTCTACGGATCTGCATATAATGTAAACATCAAGATATTCAATGATTTACAGCATACCATCACCGGATGGCCGGGAGGTAAACCAAATGCCGACGACACCTATCGTCCGGAACGTGCAAAACCTTATCCAAAGCGTATTATAGTCTTTTCCCCACACCCTGACGATGATGTAATTTCCATGGGAGGAACAGTAAGACGACTTGTGGAACAGAAGCATGATGTACACATTGCATACGAAACATCTGGAAACATTGCTGTGGGAGATGAAGAAGTAATTCGATTTATGCACTTCATCAACGGTTTCAATCAACTATTTGATGCAAAAAGTGAAATTATTGATAAGAAATATAAAGACATTCGTTCCTTTATTAATAATAAGAAAGAAAGTGATTTTGACAATGCAGATATGCTTCGCTTAAAAGGATTAATCCGCCGTGGAGAAGCCCGTACTGCTTGTGCGTATGCCGGAATAAAATCCGATCATGTTCACTTCCTTGATCTCCCATTTTATGAAACAGGAAAGATTCAGAAATCACCTATCTCTGAAAAGGATGTTGAGATTGTACGTGCTTTACTTCAGGAAGTTAAGCCTCACCAAATCTTTGTAGCCGGTGACCTTGCCGACCCGCACGGAACACACCGCGTTTGTACGGATTCTGTTCTTGCAGCAATTGACTTGGAAAAAGGAGAAAAATGGATAAAAGACTGTCGCATCTGGATGTATCGTGGTGCTTGGGCTGAATGGGAAATAGAAAACATTGAAATGGCAGTACCTATTTCACCGGAAGAATTAAGATTAAAAAGAAATACAATTCTGAAACATCAATCACAGATGGAAGGTGCTCCGTTCCTTGGAAATGATGAACGCCTGTTCTGGCAGCGTTCAGAAGACCGAAACCGCGGAACTGCAGCATTATATGATAGTCTTGGATTGGCTTCCTACGAAGCAATCGAAGCTTTTGTAGAGTACATTCCTCTATAAGCAGTAACAAAAAAGAAATACCAATCCACAGATTAACACAGATTAGCAATAAATTCTGTGAGAATCTGTGGATTCTGTGTGTTTAAAAGTGTACTTTTGTGTGTAAAATTACGACAGATGAAGAAACAATATATACTATTTTTCCTTTTAATTATTTTTGCGACAAAAGGTTTCGCACAAGATATTGATAAAAATGTAGAGGAACGCTTAAAGAATTTCTTTGAGAACTATACTTGTTCAACCGCTCAAATAGGAAAATGTAAATTAAACAGCTTTAAACTCGATTTCGATGCAAAGAAGCTGGACATATACTCAGGAGAAAATTTTTCCTATCAGCCATTTCTACCCGAAACGGTAGAAGGTATATATCGCCATCTGTCACAAATACTACCCGGTCCGGTATGCTATTTCAAAACAACCGTTTATACAGATGGTAAATCCATAGAAGAACTTATTCCAAACATTTACAGAAAAAAAAGAAAAGATAAATCCCGTATACTGGGAGACATCAATTATCAGGATGCTCCGTGGGTTAAGAATGTTTCACGCCCAATTGATATTTCACGAGGGCTGCAAAGCAGACACATCGCTCTCTGGCAAAGTCATGGAAAGTATTTCAAGAATGGGAATGGAAACAACAATGGAAACGGAGCCAGTAATGGAAATGGTGACGGTAACGGCCACAAAATCAGTAATGGTAGCTGGCTGTGGCAACGCCCACGATTATTTTGCACAACAGAAGATCTTTTTACCCAATCAATAATTCTTCCTTATGTAATTCCTATGCTTGAGAATGCCGGGGCAGATGTCTTTACTCCCCGTGAACGTGATACACAAAAGAACGAAGTAATTGTTGACAACGATAATCCCCGGTCGGGTTCACTTTATATTGAGGTAAAGAGTAGAAAAGCCTACTGGAATACACCCGATGTAACTGGTTTTGCTCAGAAAAAGAATATCTATCAGGATGGTGAGAATCCATTTACTGATGGTACGGCCCGGTATGCAAAAACGGAAAAGAAAAAGAACCGGGCATTTGCTGAATGGGTACCCACTATTCCCGAAGAGGGAAATTATGCTGTCTATGTATCATATCAAACACTTCCTGAAAGTGTGGCAGATGCCAAATATACTGTTTTCCACAAAGGAGGAGCAACAGAATTTACTGTAAACCAAAAAATTGGCGGAGGTACATGGGTTTATCTTGGAACCTTTACTTTCGATAAAGGATCTAACGATTACGGAATGGTAGTGCTAAGCAACGAAAGCAAGGAAAAAGGAGTTGTTTGCGCAGATGCCGTTCGTTTTGGAGGTGGAATGGGCAACATTGTCCGTGGAGGAGCAGTCAGCGGTTTGCCACGTTATCTGGAGGGAGCCCGTTACTCGGCACAATGGGCCGGTATGCCCTACTCTATTTATGGAGATGAAAAGCGAGCTAATGATTATGCCGATGATATTAACACTCGTTCGCGCATGGTTAATTACTTATCCGGCAGTTCTGTTTACAACCCTAAAGAGAAAGGACTCGGCGTTCCTTTTGAGATGACCATGGCATTGCACAGTGACGCAGGATATACTTCAAACGGTGGAACTATAGGCTCACTAGGTGTTTATACTACCGACTTTAATGACAGCAAGTTACATTCCGGAATTTCCCGTTATGCTTCCAGAGATTTGACTGATATAATGATTACTCAGTTAAAATCGGATATCAATTCACGGTTTGATGTGCAATGGAATCGCAGAGGAATGTGGGACAAGAATTATAGTGAAACCAGACTTCCGGCTGTTCCATCAATGATTCTCGAATTTCTTTCCCATCAAAACTTTGCAGATATGACTCTGGGACACGATCCCAACTTTAAATTCACTGTGGGACGTTCTATTTATAAATCCATTCTTCGTTTTGTCACTTCTCAGCACGATGAAGATTACGTGGTTCAACCACTTCCTGTGAACCACTTTGCTATTAAATTCGGGAATAAGAAGAACACGGTCAGTCTTTCATGGAAAGCTGTGGAAGATCCATTGGAATCATCGGCAAAACCTCATAACTATATTGTTTACACCCGCATTGGCAACTTTGGATTCGACAACGGCGTGCTGGTAGAAGGAACATCATACACGGCAAAAATTGAACCGGAACTGGTATACAGTTTCAAGGTGACTGCCGTAAACAAGGGAGGAGAAAGTTTCTCGTCTGAGATTCTTTCGGCGTACAAAGCTAAACGCGAAAAAGAAAGAGTACTTATTGTTAACGGATTCGACCGTATCAGCGGACCGGCTATCATCAATACTCCGGATTCTTTAGGGTTTGATTTGAAGAAAGATCCGGGAGTGTCTTATCAATATAACATCTCCTATTGCGGAGCTCAAACCGGATTTAACCGTAAAAATGCAGGTAAAGAAACTTCAGATGGTTTAGGTTATAGCGGTAGTGAGCTGGAAGGCGTTCGTATTGCCGGAAACACATTCGATTATCCTTTCATACATGGAAAAGCAATTCAAGCAATGCCCGGATACTCATTTGTATCGTGCAGTAACGAAGCTGTGGAAAGCGGACGAGTAAAATTAAACGATTACCATCTAGTAGATTATATTCTGGGATTACAAAAGGAAGATTCTACAACATCCAGGTTTATAAACGAAAAATACAAGACATTCACTCCAAAAATGCAGCAACTAATTGCACAATATTGCAAGCGTGGAGGTAATATTCTGGTGAGTGGTTCTTATCTGGGTAGTGATATGAACAGTTCTTTTGAGGAGAAAAGTTTTACTGAAGATATACTAAAATACAGCTTCCAGAATAGTATGCAAAACAGTGGTTCAGGAGATATCTTTGGTTTAGGACTCACATTCGCCATTCCACGTGAAGTAAATGAGCATATTTATTCCGTTCCTGCTCCGGATTGCATTGTTCCTGTATCTCCCGCTTTCCCTGTGCTAAAATATTCAGGTGGAAATTATGGTGCCGCAACTGCTTATAAAGGTGATTATCGTACGTTTATCATGGGATTCCCATTTGAAACAATCGACACTGAAGAACACCGGGCAAAAATCATGGCAGGAATCCTTCAGTTTTTAGGGGGAAGATAGGTGGAGTCTCATTATTATTTATATCTTTGTCAGAAGTAAAAACCTAAAACAAAGATACCATGTACACAATACAAGCAAATGCGTCAGGCACCAGAAGTATGGAAATCTCAGAAGAGAACCTGCTAACTATTCACAAATACATGTTGTTCCAACATTTAATAAGTTGCACAGGTGTAGTTGAGGAACAAGATCTGGATAAATTAAAAATGAATGTCCGTTCATTGATTGCCGCACAGGAAACTGACTGCAAAGATTTATTGGACCTTTGCATTGATGTTATCTATCACAACAACATGAAAGCGTTTGGTCTGCAGCAATTAATCAATCTCTTTAAAGAATGGGAAGCCAAACTTCCTGTAGAAATAGAAGCTATTCCCGAATAATTTTCAGGAACTACATATTATCACACAAGGTGAAGAACGTGCATTTTACCTTAATATTCAATCATATTAAGGTAAAATCCGTATCTTTGCAGCCATGAAAGAGTACAAACTAACAGATTGGCTGCCTACCACTAAAAAAGAAGTGGAGCTGCGTGGATGGAATGAGGTAGACGTAATCCTTTTCTCCGGGGATGCTTATGTAGATCATCCTTCATTCGGAGCCGCAGTCATCGGACGTATTCTTGAAGTTCAGGGACTTCGGGTGGCTATTATTCCGCAACCAAACTGGCGGGATGACCTTCGTGACTTTAAAAAGCTGGGACGCCCTCGTTTATTCTTTGGCATTGCTCCCGGAAGCATGGACTCTATGGTTAATCACTATACTGCCAACCGCAGATTAAGATCGGATGATGCTTATACTCCGGATGGCCGTGCGGATATGCGTCCCGACTATCCAACCATTGTTTATACTCAGATTCTTAAAAAGCTATATCCTGATGTTCCCGTAGTATTGGGAGGAATTGAAGCGTCTATGCGCCGACTTACCCATTATGATTACTGGCAGGACAAACTGCTTAAAAGTATCTTAGTAGATTCGGGTGCTGATCTTTTGATTTATGGAATGGGAGAAAAGCCTATTACAGAGCTTTGTCGTCAGATGCAGGAAGGAATTCCACTTCTTAAAATCACCGATATTCCTCAGACTGTAATTGTGAGAAAGAAAGGTGAAGTACCAAACGAAGATAAAACAACTGATATTCTGCTTCATTCTCACGAAGAATGTCTGAAAGATAAAAAGAAACAGGCAGAAAACTTTCGCCATATTGAGGAAGAAAGTAATAAGATGGAAGCGTCACGCATTCTGCAACATGTAGATAATAATGTTGTGATAGTGAATCCTCCTTACCCTCCAATGACTGAAGCTGAGCTGGACAGATCTTTTGATTTGCCCTACACTCGTCTTCCTCACCCTAAATATAAAGGGAAAAGAATTCCGGCTTATGATATGATTAAGTTTTCCGTTAACATCCATCGCGGTTGTTTTGGCGGATGTGCTTTCTGTACCATATCGGCTCATCAGGGAAAATTCATTGTGTCACGCAGTAAAGCCTCTATTTTAAAGGAGGTAAAGGAAGTGATAGAGCTACCCGATTTTAAGGGATACCTGAGTGATCTTGGCGGACCATCGGCAAATATGTACCGCATGGGCGGAAAGGATCTCAATGTTTGCCGGAAGTGCAAACGTCCTTCTTGCATTCATCCAAAGGTTTGCCCCAACTTAAACACAGATCACCGGCCACTGCTGGATATTTATCATTCAGTAGATGCGATAAAAGGAATAAAGAAATCATTTATTGGTAGCGGAGTGCGTTATGATTTATTGCAGTACGACAGTAAGGACCCGGCAATAAACCGCTCAACAGCTGAGTATACCCGCGAACTGATAGCCAAACATGTGAGCGGACGACTCAAGGTTGCTCCGGAACATACTTCAGACCGTGTGCTTAACATTATGCGCAAACCTTCGTTTTCACAGTTTCAGCAGTTCAAGAAAACCTTTGATAAGTTGAACAGGGAACTAAACATGAACCAGCAACTTATTCCTTATTTTATATCTTCTCACCCGGGATGCAAGGAAGAAGACATGGCCGAACTTGCGGTAATAACGAAGAACCTGGATTTCCGATTGGAACAGGTGCAGGACTTTACTCCTACCCCGATGACTATTGCCACGGAAGCTTACTATACCGGATTTCATCCGTACACACTGGAGCCTATTTTCGCTGCCCATAATCCGAAAGAAAAACTAGCTCAGCGTCAGTTCTTTTTCTGGTACCAGCGCGAATACAAGAATCAGATTATTTCCGAACTAAAGAAACTGGGCAGAAAAGATTTGATTGATAAGCTATACGGAAAATAAGCAATACTTGCCTTCCGTGAACCATTCTCCAATAAATTAAATCCATTGGAGAATGGCTGAAAATTATTGGCGAATAACCGGAAATTCTTTCCGGTTTGGTTTCCTCCAAACTCACGCCTGCTTTTTGAGGAAACAGGCGGGAGTTCAAAAAAAGCAGGCGGGATATTTTTGACTTTGCACTTTTGCTAAATTCTACAAGAGATTTAAAAGCTACCATCACTCTCTCACTATTTTACACAAAGCACTAACAGTCAAATAATTAAATAGTGATGGTTGCATTTCCCGCCCTCACTTTACTCTCACTTTTCAGGGCTACCCTCACCTTTTCGGGCTATTTTTGCACTTTTTATTCACATTTTATCTTGGCATCTTTTCCAAAGGAAAACACATAGAAATCACATTAAAGTAGGTTGAAATGTAAGCGTCTCCGCGATACCATCTTGCTCGTGATGATTTAGCCTTTTATCTTTGTCTTCCAAAAAAGAAGAAAGATGAAAGCATCCGAACTATACACAAAAACAATAGAGGGCTACAAGCAGGAAATTAGTGTCAGTCTTATTACTTTGCGTGATTACTGTAAAACACATCATGTAAATTATAAGGGTATTCAACTCTGGATGTCCAGAAATTCAATTACTGTAGCCCAGTTGAAAAGAGAAATCACTGTGCATTCTGATTCTTCTTCTGATTTTTCGGTTGTCCAAACAGAATCAGGGCAACGGATTTATCCTCTATCTTTTCAGACAGGGGGAGTTCAAAAAGAAGACATCTGTAAGAACACTTATTCATGTGTGAAAGGAGTGAATATAACTTTCCCCGATGGAGTGATTGTTTC
This genomic interval from uncultured Bacteroides sp. contains the following:
- a CDS encoding YgiQ family radical SAM protein; protein product: MKEYKLTDWLPTTKKEVELRGWNEVDVILFSGDAYVDHPSFGAAVIGRILEVQGLRVAIIPQPNWRDDLRDFKKLGRPRLFFGIAPGSMDSMVNHYTANRRLRSDDAYTPDGRADMRPDYPTIVYTQILKKLYPDVPVVLGGIEASMRRLTHYDYWQDKLLKSILVDSGADLLIYGMGEKPITELCRQMQEGIPLLKITDIPQTVIVRKKGEVPNEDKTTDILLHSHEECLKDKKKQAENFRHIEEESNKMEASRILQHVDNNVVIVNPPYPPMTEAELDRSFDLPYTRLPHPKYKGKRIPAYDMIKFSVNIHRGCFGGCAFCTISAHQGKFIVSRSKASILKEVKEVIELPDFKGYLSDLGGPSANMYRMGGKDLNVCRKCKRPSCIHPKVCPNLNTDHRPLLDIYHSVDAIKGIKKSFIGSGVRYDLLQYDSKDPAINRSTAEYTRELIAKHVSGRLKVAPEHTSDRVLNIMRKPSFSQFQQFKKTFDKLNRELNMNQQLIPYFISSHPGCKEEDMAELAVITKNLDFRLEQVQDFTPTPMTIATEAYYTGFHPYTLEPIFAAHNPKEKLAQRQFFFWYQREYKNQIISELKKLGRKDLIDKLYGK